From Panthera uncia isolate 11264 chromosome X, Puncia_PCG_1.0, whole genome shotgun sequence, the proteins below share one genomic window:
- the LOC125931424 gene encoding LOW QUALITY PROTEIN: melanoma-associated antigen 9-like (The sequence of the model RefSeq protein was modified relative to this genomic sequence to represent the inferred CDS: deleted 1 base in 1 codon) codes for MPLGERGALCKLKEEPREVPLPWDAPLPEPEDKEVELKKEEVEEVEEEVELEVELEVEEVELKKEEVEEVEEEVEEVEEVELKVEEEDVESEEEELEEEELEVELEVEVEVEEVESEEEEEEEEEEEEEGDGPRPSYSSAFSSSNSTSSSNSTSSSISSSSVSSSCSVLILVPLEEGSAAARSPSPPQSPRSTCPSPSAMAGAPGSQSHQGSSSPDEEGSSTWGAPAGAQASLPDALRVKVAGLVLLLLLKYRTKQPTTRAEMLAAVSRDDRDRFPVIFRRACEYLQLVFGVDVKEVDPREHSYVLVSILGLSCDGTPSGRDGMPKTSLLVLVLWVILLEDDRAPEEAVWEALGVMGVYAGREHVFYGEPRELLTEVWVQEGYLEYRQVPGSEPARYEFLWGPRAHAETSGVQVLQHILAVNSRQPGSPCLSEEAVSHEEERA; via the exons ATGCCCCTGGGTGAGAGGGGTGCGCTCTGCAAGCTTAAGGAGGAGCCAAGAGAGGTCCCGCTGCCATGGGATGCACCGCTGCCAGAGCCTGAGGACAAGGAGGTGGAGttgaagaaggaggaggtggaggaggtggaggaggaggtggagttGGAGGTGGAGttggaggtggaggaggtggagttgaagaaggaggaggtggaggaggtggaggaggaggtggaggaggtggaggaggtggagttgaaggtggaggaggaggacgtGGAGTCGGAGGAAGaggagttggaggaggaggagttggagGTGGagttggaggtggaggtggaggtggaggaggtagagtcggaggaagaagaggaggaggaggaggaggaggaggaggagggagacgggCCCCGCCCCTCCtactcctctgctttctcctcctccaactccacctcctcctctaactccacctcctcctccatctcctctTCCTCCGTGTCCTCCTCCTGCTCTGTCCTCATTCTGGTCCCCCTGGAGGAGGGATCTGCTGCTGCCCGGTCCCCGAGTCCTCCCCAGAGCCCTCGgagcacctgcccctcccccagtgccaTGGCAGGCGCTCCGGGGAGCCAGTCCCACCAGGGCTCCAGCAGCCCCGATGAGGAGGGGTCGAGCACCTGGGGGGCCCCGGCGGGGGCCCAGGCCTCGCTCCCAGATGCGCTCCGCGTGAAGGTGGCCGgcctggtgctgctgctgctcctcaAGTATCGCACCAAGCAGCCGACCACACGGGCGGAGATGCTGGCGGCGGTCAGCCGAGATGACCGGGACCGCTTCCCCGTGATCTTCCGCCGAGCCTGCGAGTATCTGCAGCTGGTCTTTGGAGTCGACGTGAAGGAAGTGGACCCCCGCGAGCACTCCTACGTCCTGGTCAGCATCCTGGGCCTCAGCTGCGATGGGACGCCGAGTGGTAGGGACGGCATGCCCAAGACCAGCCTCCTGGTGCTGGTCCTGTGGGTGATCCTCCTGGAGGACGACCGTGCCCCTGAGGAGGCGGTGTGGGAAGCGCTGGGGGTCATGGGGGTGTATGCCGGCAGGGAGCACGTATTCTATGGGGAGCCCAGGGAGCTGCTGACCGAAGTCTGGGTGCAGGAAGGGTACCTGGAGTACCGGCAGGTGCCCGGCAGCGAGCCCGCACGCTACGAGTTCCTGTGGGGTCCCAGGGCCCACGCAGAAACCAGCGGCGTGCAGGTGCTGCAGCACATCCTCGCGGTCAACAGCAGGCAG CCGGGGTCTCCGTGTCTGTCCGAAGAGGCTGTGAGCCATGAGGAAGAGCGGGCCTGA